Proteins encoded together in one Schumannella luteola window:
- a CDS encoding GIY-YIG nuclease family protein, translating into MTPKRDQLREQGAGPGCCAPDCGDTADPDALVPLCPHHLALAVDGATSGIEDALPAPCVACGSRLGVRYPSGWLCAVCEWRHGELPDDLGERGGRPLRVDVVYYLRVADRGHSGDGDRFKIGTSGNLGQRMQQLWHDELVAIERGDRHRERARHAQFAATRYGTTEWFARSDELDAHLAALSAGVDDPWLLHARWRSEALALRG; encoded by the coding sequence GAGCAGGGTGCGGGCCCGGGATGCTGCGCTCCCGACTGCGGGGACACCGCGGATCCCGACGCGCTCGTCCCGCTCTGCCCGCACCATCTCGCACTCGCGGTCGACGGGGCGACCTCCGGAATCGAGGATGCGCTGCCTGCCCCCTGCGTGGCCTGCGGCTCGCGCCTCGGCGTGCGCTACCCGAGCGGCTGGCTGTGCGCGGTGTGCGAGTGGCGCCACGGCGAGCTCCCCGACGATCTCGGTGAGCGCGGCGGCCGACCCCTGCGCGTCGACGTCGTCTACTACCTGCGCGTCGCCGACCGCGGTCACAGCGGCGACGGCGATCGCTTCAAGATCGGAACCTCGGGCAACCTCGGCCAGCGGATGCAGCAGCTCTGGCACGACGAGCTCGTGGCGATCGAGCGCGGCGACCGCCATCGCGAACGCGCCCGGCACGCGCAGTTCGCCGCCACACGCTACGGCACGACCGAGTGGTTCGCCCGCTCCGACGAGCTGGATGCGCACCTCGCTGCGCTCAGCGCCGGAGTCGACGATCCCTGGCTGCTGCACGCGCGCTGGCGCAGCGAGGCGCTCGCGCTGCGCGGCTGA